ATATCAGGAGATAATAGAGTAATGagataatatttattaagaaaaatatttgaacaGAAGATATACATCACTTTGTTAGGGACACAGTAAACTAATCTACTATAAATACAGTTTGCAAAGGCTGATTTCAATTCCATGGTATTCTCATGGTTCCTATTTACTAACCACTAACCTAGGTGGTAATACTTGTGGCCTTTGGCCTATACATCTTAGTTAATAAGCATGGTAATCCATTTTTGTGGGTTCATTGAATTTATagaagtttttaaatttaaaaataattaaataacttgaAGTTGTATTGAAGCACACCTCTTAAAATTTTAGTGGGTGAGCCCTATAACCTGGGAGTGATTACTAGTTTTAGTGACAACTGCATGAGAAGCCTCTCCACTCACGGGAATTGTTGCATACACATAAGGAGTTTTGTGCATTGGGTCACCGTTTTTTAATTCTTGCATTTTAAGCCCTACTCCGGTCTTTGAACCTGTTGCTTTTCATCAgctctttaaaaattaatccaAATGATGAGTAGATACATTGTTTGAAGTGTCTTACTAGCctataaagagagaaaagatagTGAATTTTGTTTGCATGCAGTATTCTATTTCTtatcagaaaaaataaaaaatacacacacacataaagaaagATGTATACATTAACACACTTCATCATCAGGTATCCAGTTGGAGAGATTTTATGAAGGGTGGAAAGAAGGTGAGATGCTAAGCTTACTGATTTTCATGTACTTAACTATTCCGTTTGTCATTGTAAGTTAACCAAGGATAATAGTTGCTTAAGTAATAATATCCACCATTTTGTATGTCTGCAGAATAAGAAAGGAGAAATTCGGCCACCGAAGCTGAAGACAGAAGATCCCAACAAATCCTACGTTCAAAGGCCTGTAAAAAGAGGTTAGGGGTTCTGCCGTTGAGTTTGAAGATCACAGCAATCAATTGAAACCAGGAGTTCGAGAGAACTTATTTATGCAGGCCATCTTTTGTGTATCAGTTAGATACTTTTAAACAGATTTATTACTGGAGTCATTTGAGGCATGTTAATGGTGTAGACCTCCGACGAATGACTCTATCCACTTTGCATCCCAATACTGATAAATAGGAATTACTGGTCATCCGCAGCGAGCCATTTTAGTGTTAGGTTAAACACGGGTTTATGGAGAATTTGATTTCGATACAAATGGCGATTTCACCCATGCTGCTCGAAGATGAAAAATCTGATTAGTGATTAATACatttgttttcacttttttttttctgttctttGGAGAGTATGCCATTATTTGTCAATTGAAATTAGCCATTGAGCACCGCAAAtagtcaatataaaaaaaaaaagcctggCATAAACATCTGAAAGCTAAGTAAATCCTGACCAAAAATCCAATCCCCCGAGCCATTTTCAGCAAAATACAAAACTATTATCAAAATTCACATTCTTCATAGGAGAATATCGATTCACTCAAAAATTAATTGTACAAAGATGAAATTACCGAGCAACACCTATGATACAAGGACCTCCAAGAACTGATTTATATAACTCACcatcacattaaaaaaaaaaaaaaaaaaaaaccttcctGTCCTCTTGATTAACAAAACCCCAACAATAGCCTAGGGCAAGTAAAAAATATGTAAGAATTGAAAGACAAAAAGAGCCTCCATGACAACCATAACCTTGATTTCGTAACCTATGCTCAATTTACAAACGGGGGGGTGAACTTGGATTGCGAACTTCTTTCTAGCTTGGTCCAAGTAAACGTAGCATGATGAGAACCAAAACTTTCTGATGGAGTGATGCGGAAAATGCATATCTTATCTTATCAAGGCCTGCTGATGGAGTGATGAGAACCAAAACTTTCTGCAGGGATTAAGTTCACAGGCTCGGAGACTCCCGTAAATGGCATCATGCTATATACATAACACTAAAACAAGGCTGATAGCACGACCAGTACGGCATAAATATGAAGGGACATTCTTAATGATCACTATATCCAAGCGAGCGAACCTCGGTCGTTTGTTACTGGGGGACGGCCTCTTGTTGGCGTTGGCGGTCTGTTAGCATTCAACTCCTGTATGTATCAATAGCATTGTTAAATTTTTCGATATAAGCACCATAATACTGTGAAATGACAAGCTCAAAAGTAACTTTAACgtgctttttttttcctgaatgaGTTTAACTAGAGGCGTTAATGCAGCTATCAAATATACATGACACGATAGCTGTAATACCAATTATTACGCAGCACTACTATTTAATGGAAAATATTTGAAGGAGTACCTGCATCCATGTATCTTCAATATGAGGTTCTGGTGATGTTTCTGGTGAAGAAATTGCTGGTGGTAATGGATGGATTAGTTTAGGAACCACAACAAGGTCTCTACCTAAAACTAATATTGCCCCAGCATTATTTGCGGTACCTATTGGAGCAAGTAGTGCCAAAACTTAGAAGGGAACATGACCAAAGAAGGAAAGATCAACGCAGAACTCAGTAACATACCACAATAATTAGTCGCTGAAAAAAGTGTGATCAAATGTCCCTGGGCAAAACGCTCAAACCCATCCATCACACATTCATGTGCACGAACAATCAGCTGAAGATCATTGTTGTTACAAAATTCCATGACccgatcgggctgcacaataaGAATTTACAGGCATTAATCAGTTTCATTAcctattaaatttaaatctattCACCGACCTTTCAAATATAATCATCTCATAGATACATGCTACAAACTTGCAAAAGTTTCAAAGATAAACACTCTTCAATTAACGAGTTTAATTGTCATGCATTGTCAAAGCAAAGATTTTTATCTGTAAACAAATTAGAAATCACcctgaatataatttttaaaataattattacaaaagttaacaatcttaacatatatgataaatgataatgtaACAAACTTTTACACTGAAAAGTCTACtacacttcaaaaaaaaaaaaaaacttctactCTATCAATGCATTTccggtctaaaaaagaagatttcacgtttcaaaggatgcttgaAAATCCAACATTAGAAATGCATTGCCAAGGGTTTCTAgaataatgaattaaataataatatacaagcATTCTAAATTATCAAATTCTATCACATAAACAAGTATTAGCATATTAATATGTATtaccattttttatttcatctaaaCACTGAAACAACCAAATTACTATATAAAGCCGGAAAAATTACTTCCAAAATGGCAATGGGTAAGGAACACTCACCCCAAAAGTAACTAATCCAGGACCTCTAGCATTTGGTCGCAGTCCTTCCACGCTGTCATTCTCTGTAGGATCAGACCTGGAAACATTTCATGCTGTTATTATCCTGAGGGACATGAAGTACAATCACGAACAAGCAATAACAAACATGCACCTACCACAATAGATCCATAAGCACAATTGATCCTGCTTCCATTGGAATTGGACGCTGAATGTTTTCAATCTGTTCTACATGATTTATTGAACGACCAATACCACCGTGcatgcaaataatttttttctcaattaaagCTGCCAGAGGAAGCCAATTAAACAGCTTGTTTATCCGATGCCATGTCCAAATTCCATCTCTCTCACCCTGATCAACAATTTTTCATGATTGGTTGATGAACCCAATATAAACAAGACACAATTTCTAGTACATGAAATTCCTTACCATCCTCTCTATGCACTCAATTCGGAAACCAAACAGTGCATTAATATCTGCAGCTTCATGGTTTCCACGTATTAAATGTACATTGTTGGGATACTCAACCTGCAATATTTACAAAACTATGCATAAATCTGAGGCCATCAattttgaccaaaaaaaaaatagaaagacaaTTGAAACAATCATAAGTACCTTCAGAGCAAGAAGAAGGGTTATAGTTTCCAAACTGTGTTGTCCCCGATCAACATAATCTCCTAGGAATAGATAATCGATATATCTGATAgtcattttacaaaattagcaatagagaaaatcaaatgcCTAAAAACTAGTATTATAATAGCCCTTTTGATATTTTATGGATTAGatggaaaagggaaaagagataAACAAAAGAAGATATATTTTACTAACAAGATTGAATATTGTGCTGAAGTATTACTCTTAACACCTGTATTTAGAATAAAACTATGACTATGAGAAGACAATTATAAACTTTGGGTGAACGACAGGTAGTGGTCATGTACATAGCCAAGAAAATTTTCCTAAATTTGAATCACacaatcataaatatatttctcaACCTTCCACTCCTCATGCAATTGATTTGATTCTAGTGCAGCACCATCTTTAAAAATCAAGAATGTAATAATTGCAAGAAATCTTTCagtattaaaaaatgatttcatattCTTTGACCTCCTTTTCTATTCCATTTGACACCATAAGCTCCCATATTAACATAACAATTTACTTGTTTGTCCCCACTAAAATAAACAATCTAGTAAGCTAAAGTATCAATATCAAAAGCAAACTGCCAAGAGAAATCCTATTCAGagcataatttaaatataaaaataaaataaaatctacaaAAATGAATTATATCATTCCAGTGAGGCAGTATGTGAATCGTGCATTTTTGTGCTAACTAGGCATACTTAATATAAAATGTACATGTTGAATAATCAGCCAGAATTTGCTCAAAGATCTCAACAATGCACCATACAAACTAAGAAAACAAGCTGGTTGTGGTTTTGATTGGACATCTTTTACATCAACAACCATGCCCCAATACAAAAATTAACCTATTGACCCAGAATAGCCAATTGAAACGTAGTCACTGTGATGTACAACATAATAGTACCATTATTCACAAATAACCATCAACAATAGCTATGAAACTTACGCAATGTCACCAGCAGTTGATGGTGCACCATACTCATCAAAAAGGCGCATGAGATCACCAAACTGTCCATGTAGATcaccaaatattttaattggagCCCTTAGTTGCAAGACACTTGGTTCACTCGAAAATATCTGCTCAGCACTATCACAAAGATCAGCAATTTCATTACAATCTAAGAAAAACTGCCGGCGTACTGGTGGTTTCCATCCACGAGGCTTTAAGAGGTGTGCAATGACCTATAAAAGTGAGGAAACTCCATAAGAAACAAATCTGAATCTGAATATAAGACAAAGCAAACATGCTTAGTAATTGCTGTAAATAACAGAAATATCTTAGGGGATCCATCATTAGCTTATTTGATcttttatcatctttttttcttttttatcttttcctaTTTATCTTCAAGTCATAGTTtccttattttagggttagttgTTCTCCTATAAAAGCATATTAGAGAATGTAATTGGTGTGACAGAAATTAATAAAGAAGTTTCTTTTTCAACTGTAATCCAACACAAGAGGTATGATAAAGCCATACAAACCATGACTAGAAACCTCCCAAACATAATTATCAGAAAATTGTGATGCAAGATGGAGTAAGCAATGGCAATGAAAGAATGGTCAATAAACATGAACAACCACGTGACAAGCTGCAAAGTATTTCTCTagtattattaatatgaaatattattattctgTGTAGTAGAGATGAATCTGTACCTTTTTTGGCACACTATTGATAGACATCTGCCGATCTAATAATTTCCTGGCAGCAGTTGCATTTTCTGGAGTCCCGTAACCAACCCGCCTGCCTTCATTTTCAAATTGATCTATTGAAAGCTGTCTAACCATGCCTCCTAATGCTCCACCAGTCTCTGCAGCAACAACCACCTGGAGAAAATTCAACACAACCAAAAATGTGCCTAAATATTTTATGGAAACTTGTACACAGAATACTTTTTCCCTGGTAATGAAAATGTATTACGCACAGCTCTGTGATGCAGCCGAACTCCCCCAGGAGTAATGTTATTTGAACCTGCAGAGTCAGGCTTAATCAAGGAAGATGTTTGTTTCCCACTTGGGGTAGCCTCCGCCCCACGGTCTCTGTCAGGCAATTCAACTTCTCCGTTCTCCTGCCGTGCCTTGGCAGCAGCCAGTGCTGCACTGATAGCTTCAGCTTCTGCAGCTGATGCTTCAACCAGATACTCCACACCTTTAGCAGTTCGCCTGTTCAAAGGCCTTCAGATGAATGAAGCCAAACAAGTAACATTAAATACTTTGcccaatgaaaatgaaaactatCTTACCGAGGTCCCTGAAGCATGGCATTTTCAGTGCTGATATCAGTATAAATGTCACCATTCATTGGTGGCGCAACTGGATTTCCTAAAACAACAGAACCATCAGCAGCTGCCTCAGGCATCGTTTCCCTCGTTCTATCATCAGCAAATCCATATCGTCCAGGTAAGCGTCCTGCTTGTACATTAGATGCAGATGCAgctgcagcagcagcagcatgtGAAGCAGCAGCTGTTGTCTCAGCAGCAGCAAGATCTTCAGCAACAAGTAGGTCATCTAGCAAGACTCCtatatatttactaaaaaaggttaaaacaaacataaagcGAGTAAATATTTTAGATGAAATCATACATTTCGGCTTGCACGATGAACAGGGATTGGATGGTCATTTTATTGAAAACTAATAATAGGGGCCAAAATTTTATCCACTTGATCAAAAGGAAAAACACACCTTGGTTGTTGGAGAAAATCAATAAAAGAAGGTTATATTTGGACCGGCTCTTTTATGGCTTAAAAGTCACTTCAAAGTTAAAGCTCaaaataataacttcaaaaatGAAGTACAAGTTATTTAGCAGTTTTAGCTTAAAAGCTCCTTTAATACAAGAAGTTTTGTTTTTGTCCTGCATTGACTAGTTCATGATGAGACGAATGTTCACTAAAGTCATCATAGCAGCCAAAACTGACGTAAGTTTTATTAAAAGTACAAAACGTGTAATAAAAGATAACAGAAAAGAATTTCAACCTGTAATGTAAGGAGCACAAAGTAGTTATCTGAATAGTCACAACTACATAGATTAAGATATAACATGATACCAAGCAAATAGGAAATACAATCCAGTGGAATGAATCCacaaaaagttatatttatggCTTACCCCCACGTAAACcaccataaataaaaattaggtcACCAACAGCAGCTGCTGCGTGCCTACAACGCCGAGTCAACTCAACTGCAGCATCTCCTCCTGCTGCATCAGCACTGTATCTACCAGTTCTTGAACTCGTAACAACAGATTTTGTATCACACCAAACACCAGCAGCAGTGTCCAATACTACAGATAgggaaaaaaatccaaaaatacaaCATCAATTGGAATAACACTAAATGTTGTCTCCATATACAAGCAAATTGATATAATAGCCCGTTTACACAAAATCCAGatcatagcaaaaaaaaaaaaacagagcacCAGCCaacaaactaaaaatttaagcaACGCCATGATCAGCACCTGCCACACTTGATGAGTCTTCAACCATCCGTCCTCCACCAAGAGCCCCACCAGACACATGGAGCCTTGCATTAACAAATACCTAGAATCATTAAATTAAGCATGATCCCTGAACGTATACTCAACtaagaaaatgagaataaaagaaaCTGAATCCAACCGCTGCATGCTGATATCTTGGTGATGGTGAGACACCTGGGGCAATTGCCCATTCCCAACGACCATCTCTATGTTTAGCAAGTCCATATGCACTTGACAATGGCTGCAAACATAATTggtaaaaagatattttcaacAAAGCATAGGAAGAAATAGTTCACAAGAGCCACAACAAATAACTGTCTAGCAGAAATTATATAGGAATATAACTAGAGTTAGTCTGAATAAGAATAAGGCCCAAAACAGAAAGCAACATTGAAAGGGATCAATTGCGTAACTCAACATAAAATGACCACAACTATAAAAGCCATCTGTAAATATTTGATTTCTACAATCATGTATAGCCTGCTCAAGAAAAGCTGCTGGAACTTCAACATGCAATAACTCAAAAAGTACTCCAGTAGTTTCTGAAAGTTTCtcatcatttaaatttaaattcaaatatcaaCATGAAAATCTTTCACTTTACATGATCtccttataaattaattttgttctatCTAGGCCCTTGAATTGAGATTTTCACTTAAAACATGAGAGATAGAGGTAGGCCAGTTACAATCTTCGTTTTACTTGGGTCTACTGCTTTGCATATTCTGATGGGAGAGTTTGGACTCAGTACTCTTCTGGTTTACTCTCTTTTTAAAGATTCAGCAACGACAGTTAACTCTGAATGGACCACTATAAGGGCAAACCATATGCAAGGAAATGCAGAGACAGGGACATCACAAAAAAGACTTAAGTTTCGGACACAAATTGCAAGCTTCCCATGAATCAACAAAATGAATAGATAACTCACAACACTATTGGCATCCCTGCCTCCACAAAGCAGAAGAAGTCCATCAGAGCGTGCACTTGCAGTTGCATACCTAGTCAGAGATTAAatggaaaaatgaaaatcacaCCATGACAAGTTGCACCAAATGATAGCCAACTAATAAATATAAGGTAAGTCTACACTCTACAGAATTGTTTGTTTTCATCTTCTAATGTAAGATATTTAAAGTATCCTCTTgtgctgacaaaaaaaaaaaaaaaagctataatGAGGTAAGTTCATTCCAGAAACAGTGATAGTAATGCTAACCAAAACTGCCAAATTAAGATGAGGTTCAATTCAAACCCTACTCAAGCTGCAGTCTAACTCAAGTTTTTGTAcagaaaaccaaaagaaaatgaagatgagCCTACTCTATAATCACAATGCTCacacaaagaataaagaataaagcaatcaaaaaataacacaacagtCCAACTTTACCAAGTAATAATAGTAAACAAATGGACATTATTGCTACATGGAAACTATTGAAAATTTCTGACAATTCAActtgctttaatttttatagaaacatggtcaaattttatttagagaaaaaaaaatgagaaaaagatcAATAAAAAACAAGTGCAAGACTTGAcatgaaaatagttttaaaaaaactatgaaCATGAAACAAAGATAACAACTTACATTAAATCCATAAAAAGATCATTTAAACCAATTAACATAAAGGCAAACTGGAATGAagtctttatttaatttaaccaCTCAACAATTTGGCTAGTACAATAATTAGAGTGACTGTGTTCAGAATTTAAAAAAGCACACAAAGCCTATCACGTGTTCATAAGAATTTAAAACCAATATGCAGATAGTGATGGCAAAATATGAGTCTAATAAGGCTGAATTCATGGAAACAGAAGCATACATGCATGGAGGTGGGCCCTCTCCTTCTGGCTCTAGCTTGCGCCATTCATAAGGCTTAGCAGCTGTGTCCAGGGCCCATACATCAGCCAAAGGTCTCTTTCCTGGAAGGCAAAGACCAAGTAATGTGACATCCAATAAATTTTCACACACAATAAAAGCCAAGGCACGCAATGCTAAAGGGATGGCATTTAAGTAGTTACCATCATTGCCTCCAATTGCCATTAGATACCTCTGCCCCACCAAAGCCATTACATGTCCATAGCGTGGCCCGGGTCCAGGGCCCTGAACAGACACTCTACATAAAATTCAGAACCCTCTAGATTAGATTAAATAACATTGGAAACATTAAGTCATCAAGGAAAAATCACATAGGTTACAATTCAAACCTATGCCAGCGTGGCCATTGCTGAGTGAGATCAAGAACATGAAGGTCCTCCGCTGACAAACCAGCAGGACCAATGCCACCCTGTGTAACATGGCAATATTCCATTAAGAACTAAGCTAATCATTTAAAGAAAGGAAATAAATTCAGCAATATTAAGATAACCTATAAGATATCCTTTCCATGCTACCTGAATAACCACCATAGTTCCTACAGCAGTCGCCACATGTGCAGCCCTAGGAGTGGGAGGTTCTCCAAAGGGAGTTATCCTGCATGATATTTCCCTTATTAAGCACTGATGCAAAGTATGCAAGTAATAATTAAGTCTTAATGGAGGTGAGAAAGAATAACTTAGTTCTAAGCTCACCTAGACCATTTATTAGTCAAGACATCATAACAATGGACATCAGCTGTGGCACCAGCTAAACCTGAAATGCAAATCATGTAACAGGATAAATTGTAAGCATAAACAACTATAACACTCAATTGTTAAAGCTATAGTACATATCATTTCATTCACAAAGAAGCTCCCTTAATCCAATCAATATCAACTCTTCTTCAAAGGGAAAAACACACAAAtctatataaattattgtttatccTGTGCTACTCCTTGCGGGAAGATAAGCAGAAGTAGCCAATTCTCAAATAATCAAGAATGTTTGCACCAAATCAAGTTTTCGGTATTTGGTTACCAACATCGATATGCACCATAATAGTAGAGTTATGAACATTTTCCTACCAGGGTGACTTACTTTGAGAAATAGAACAAGCATTTAGTGctacaaatgaacaaaaacatgATATTCTATGTTACAATAATGGGCATGGAAAAAAATGCATTGTTATTTTCAAGAACTTCAACTTATATAGAACATCATTTGAATGAATAAATTTTCACAacataaaatgaaatagaattGCTCTTTCTAAAGTAAAAAATGGGGTTTGTTGAGCTCCTTATACCACTAAACCAATGAATAAGTGTCACATTCAAGGACCTCCAACTAAGAGCTTAAGCTTTTAGAAGAGTTAGCTCTTGACAAGGTGGTAGCTTTTACGACCAAGTGGTAAAGAATTCAATCCTTGTCACCACCATTATTCATAATTAAAGTAAACTTTAAGACACAGTAAATTGGGTTTGTACATTGTCTACACTTCAAACTTGAGATTCTCTTGCTTACAGGGTGCATTAGATATAAAACCATCCATGGCCTTTCACCCAAGAGAGCTTATCTGTAAGGAGAATTAGTTCTTGACAAGCTTGTTTGGGTGAATGCAATGGCTATGAAGGGGAACAGAACAGACACTAACAGAAGGAACCACTAAATCCATCTTTTGGATGCATTATATATAAAGCCAAATGGAATGAAGTGTTCCCTGTAACATCTGTCAACTTGACTTTTTGTTCCCCTCAAAatcaaaaataggaaaaaaatgaagtctGTGGAaagacttaaataaaattttaagaatttccaAATGACAACCAaccataaaatacaaaaaaagttgtATATTAATAATCAATTCATTCCATTTATTGCCTCATGCACACACAAACCTGTATTAGGAAtgaattaatgaaatatttggAAAAAGTTGGAGTTGCACTTAATGAATAgaaaacaagataaactagTCTAAGGTGGTTTGATCATGTGAGCAAAAGAACAACAAAGGTCCAACgtgaaaagtaaataaaattgaagatagTTTAATTAAAAGGGGTCAAGAAAAAcagagaaaattttaaaaaggtttTACTCTAAATGAATATGCTggaattttagtttttcataaaGTGCCAAGACAGTGTTTAGTCTATGTAGCAGACACCACCAATGGGATTAGGTTTGGTTTTGTTTGGTGTATCCAACAATGAATAGTTAATGAATGTGATTTCCATTCATTTCTACTCCAATCTACCTCATCCGTCAAAGTGAACTAGTATGGACTTTTTGTAAACAACAGAGCTAGGTTCCAtcccaataaataaataaatatataacaagAAGGAATTAAAGTGCAGACCACATCACGTAATGCACTTATAACATCTTGGTGGTGGTGGctgccacaaccacaacccCAATGCAAATCCAGTCACAACTCAATCAAGATTTAAAACCTTGGTCAACAAAGCCAGATTTACGAAAACCCTAGCTTCCATGAAGGGAAACAATTCCATAAACACCAAAGGCTAAAAGATGCCATGGAAATTGAATTGAATAGTCTAAAAAACAGCAATCCATTGCCACAATGCCATCTATGCACTTACATGACCTAAAACAACAATACAATCAGGATTCAGGAGTCATCACATTTAAAAAACTGCAATAACTAACCCCTAGACCTTGACAAAAACAAAAGCCCGTCCATGTTAATTCTACTTTAAAACACA
Above is a window of Glycine soja cultivar W05 chromosome 12, ASM419377v2, whole genome shotgun sequence DNA encoding:
- the LOC114380453 gene encoding serine/threonine-protein phosphatase BSL3-like isoform X2; amino-acid sequence: MDVDSSMVPETDHDPAVQNHAADDPAPDAAEGEQLGEPPSSGGGSPEQTQPAPASAPQSPVVGPRLAPSYTVVNAILEKKEDGPGPRCGHTLTAVAAVGEEGTPGYIGPRLILFGGATALEGNSAATGTPSSAGNAGIRLAGATADVHCYDVLTNKWSRITPFGEPPTPRAAHVATAVGTMVVIQGGIGPAGLSAEDLHVLDLTQQWPRWHRVSVQGPGPGPRYGHVMALVGQRYLMAIGGNDGKRPLADVWALDTAAKPYEWRKLEPEGEGPPPCMYATASARSDGLLLLCGGRDANSVPLSSAYGLAKHRDGRWEWAIAPGVSPSPRYQHAAVFVNARLHVSGGALGGGRMVEDSSSVAVLDTAAGVWCDTKSVVTSSRTGRYSADAAGGDAAVELTRRCRHAAAAVGDLIFIYGGLRGGVLLDDLLVAEDLAAAETTAAASHAAAAAAASASNVQAGRLPGRYGFADDRTRETMPEAAADGSVVLGNPVAPPMNGDIYTDISTENAMLQGPRRTAKGVEYLVEASAAEAEAISAALAAAKARQENGEVELPDRDRGAEATPSGKQTSSLIKPDSAGSNNITPGGVRLHHRAVVVAAETGGALGGMVRQLSIDQFENEGRRVGYGTPENATAARKLLDRQMSINSVPKKVIAHLLKPRGWKPPVRRQFFLDCNEIADLCDSAEQIFSSEPSVLQLRAPIKIFGDLHGQFGDLMRLFDEYGAPSTAGDIAYIDYLFLGDYVDRGQHSLETITLLLALKVEYPNNVHLIRGNHEAADINALFGFRIECIERMGERDGIWTWHRINKLFNWLPLAALIEKKIICMHGGIGRSINHVEQIENIQRPIPMEAGSIVLMDLLWSDPTENDSVEGLRPNARGPGLVTFGPDRVMEFCNNNDLQLIVRAHECVMDGFERFAQGHLITLFSATNYCGTANNAGAILVLGRDLVVVPKLIHPLPPAISSPETSPEPHIEDTWMQELNANRPPTPTRGRPPVTNDRGSLAWI
- the LOC114380453 gene encoding serine/threonine-protein phosphatase BSL3-like isoform X1; its protein translation is MDVDSSMVPETDHDPAVQNHAADDPAPDAAEGEQLGEPPSSGGGSPEQTQPAPASAPQSPVVGPRLAPSYTVVNAILEKKEDGPGPRCGHTLTAVAAVGEEGTPGYIGPRLILFGGATALEGNSAATGTPSSAGNAGIRLAGATADVHCYDVLTNKWSRITPFGEPPTPRAAHVATAVGTMVVIQGGIGPAGLSAEDLHVLDLTQQWPRWHRVSVQGPGPGPRYGHVMALVGQRYLMAIGGNDGKRPLADVWALDTAAKPYEWRKLEPEGEGPPPCMYATASARSDGLLLLCGGRDANSVPLSSAYGLAKHRDGRWEWAIAPGVSPSPRYQHAAVFVNARLHVSGGALGGGRMVEDSSSVAVLDTAAGVWCDTKSVVTSSRTGRYSADAAGGDAAVELTRRCRHAAAAVGDLIFIYGGLRGGVLLDDLLVAEDLAAAETTAAASHAAAAAAASASNVQAGRLPGRYGFADDRTRETMPEAAADGSVVLGNPVAPPMNGDIYTDISTENAMLQGPRPLNRRTAKGVEYLVEASAAEAEAISAALAAAKARQENGEVELPDRDRGAEATPSGKQTSSLIKPDSAGSNNITPGGVRLHHRAVVVAAETGGALGGMVRQLSIDQFENEGRRVGYGTPENATAARKLLDRQMSINSVPKKVIAHLLKPRGWKPPVRRQFFLDCNEIADLCDSAEQIFSSEPSVLQLRAPIKIFGDLHGQFGDLMRLFDEYGAPSTAGDIAYIDYLFLGDYVDRGQHSLETITLLLALKVEYPNNVHLIRGNHEAADINALFGFRIECIERMGERDGIWTWHRINKLFNWLPLAALIEKKIICMHGGIGRSINHVEQIENIQRPIPMEAGSIVLMDLLWSDPTENDSVEGLRPNARGPGLVTFGPDRVMEFCNNNDLQLIVRAHECVMDGFERFAQGHLITLFSATNYCGTANNAGAILVLGRDLVVVPKLIHPLPPAISSPETSPEPHIEDTWMQELNANRPPTPTRGRPPVTNDRGSLAWI